The Lentzea guizhouensis genome contains a region encoding:
- a CDS encoding cytochrome c oxidase assembly protein, with product MPPAPGMLLAVLALLAALAYLTATTRLRRRGDTWPGWRDACFAAGCAVLACASLGPLPGGPFTAHMAQHLALAMIAPVLVVLARPLTLLLRVLPARPRRALLTVAHSAFATVLVFPPLAALLDLGGLWLLYRTPLFAATHQPLVHAAVHVHVVASGLLFTFAVCQLDPMRRRWGLAWRATALLGAGAAHAVLAKSLYATPPPGTGFTTTDLHHGAQLMYYGGDVVELAIAVVLAVQWYVSTGRVRSHEQRRAGKVTATAVAGGPR from the coding sequence CCCGCCTGCGCCGGCGCGGTGACACCTGGCCGGGATGGCGGGACGCCTGCTTCGCCGCTGGATGTGCCGTCCTGGCCTGTGCCTCACTGGGTCCGCTGCCCGGCGGCCCGTTCACCGCCCACATGGCCCAGCACCTCGCACTGGCGATGATCGCCCCGGTGCTGGTGGTGCTGGCTCGTCCGCTGACCCTGCTGCTGCGAGTGCTGCCGGCGCGACCCCGGCGCGCGCTGCTGACCGTGGCGCACTCGGCTTTCGCGACCGTCCTGGTCTTCCCGCCGCTGGCGGCCCTGCTGGACCTGGGCGGCCTGTGGCTGCTCTACCGCACACCTCTGTTCGCCGCCACCCACCAGCCGCTGGTGCACGCGGCCGTCCACGTCCACGTCGTGGCTTCCGGTCTGCTGTTCACCTTCGCCGTGTGCCAGCTGGACCCGATGCGACGCCGCTGGGGCCTCGCCTGGCGCGCAACCGCCCTGCTGGGCGCTGGTGCCGCCCACGCCGTACTCGCCAAGTCCCTCTACGCCACACCTCCACCGGGCACCGGCTTCACCACCACCGACCTGCACCACGGCGCCCAGCTGATGTATTACGGCGGTGACGTGGTCGAGCTCGCCATTGCCGTGGTACTCGCGGTCCAGTGGTACGTCAGCACCGGCCGTGTCCGCAGCCATGAGCAACGCCGCGCGGGGAAGGTCACCGCGACGGCCGTTGCCGGCGGCCCGCGGTGA
- a CDS encoding AAA family ATPase, with protein MVVVRDLRAQGTTLADRLAAARDGALVGREHERAVLDRMLAGAQDAPVVAYLHGPGGIGKSSLLRYAARRAELARRHVVQVNARYLGADPRRLEEAAALACVQPGSVLLIDTFEHCQQLEAWLRDTVLFRLAEGALVVLASRNAPDVEWSVDPGWAQVFAELALRPLDAGQSDLLLAARGVPAEQRGPYVAFAGGSPLALARLLGARGRRRSVAADRRRADDAGGAAGRRPARDGAPAGARSRRAGLRHPRVVAARGTRRRRHRGGVLVVAAVALCRGDSGRAASARRGAGHARGRSALA; from the coding sequence ATGGTGGTGGTGCGAGACCTCCGGGCACAGGGGACGACCCTCGCGGACCGGCTGGCCGCGGCACGGGACGGCGCGCTGGTGGGCAGGGAGCACGAGCGCGCGGTGCTCGACCGGATGCTGGCAGGTGCCCAGGACGCCCCTGTCGTGGCGTACCTCCACGGTCCCGGCGGGATCGGCAAGTCCTCGTTGCTGCGGTACGCCGCGCGCCGGGCCGAGCTCGCCCGGCGGCACGTGGTGCAGGTCAATGCCCGGTACCTCGGCGCGGACCCGCGGCGGCTGGAGGAGGCGGCGGCGCTGGCGTGCGTCCAGCCCGGTTCGGTGCTGCTGATCGACACGTTCGAGCACTGCCAGCAGCTGGAGGCGTGGCTGCGTGACACGGTGCTGTTCCGCCTCGCGGAGGGTGCGCTCGTCGTGCTCGCGAGCAGGAACGCCCCCGACGTCGAGTGGTCGGTGGACCCCGGCTGGGCGCAGGTCTTCGCGGAACTGGCCCTGCGGCCGCTCGACGCCGGCCAGTCCGACCTGCTGCTCGCGGCCCGCGGTGTGCCCGCCGAGCAGCGCGGCCCGTACGTCGCCTTCGCCGGTGGCAGTCCGCTCGCCCTCGCTCGCCTCCTCGGTGCCCGCGGCCGCCGGCGGAGCGTGGCAGCCGACCGGCGACGTGCTGACGACGCTGGTGGAGCGGCTGGTCGGCGACCTGCCCGGGACGGCGCACCGGCGGGCGCTCGAAGTCGTCGCGCAGGCTTACGTCACCCGCGAGTCGTTGCTGCGCGCGGTACTCGGCGACGACGACACCGCGGCGGTGTTCTCGTGGTTGCGGCAGTTGCCCTATGTCGAGGCGACTCCGGAAGGGCTGCATCCGCACGACGCGGTGCGGGCCACGCTCGAGGCCGATCTGCGCTGGCGTGA